The region AATCTTCTTTTCTATATTCTGCTGTATAACTCTTACTGATGAATCATCTGCTTTCCTAAGTTCATCTATTGTAGCACCATCATATATTGTATAGTTAGACTCTATACCACCTATTTCAATTACATGACTATATATATTTATATCAAAATTCTTTAAAAACAATTTGCAAATACTACCTATAGCAACTCTCATAGCTGTTTCCCTAGCACTAGCTCTTTCCAATATATTTCTTACATCAGATTGATTGTACTTAAGAACACCTGCTAAATCCCCATGACCTGGTCTAGGTCTTTTAATTTCATCTAATTCCTTTACATATCCTCTATTACTAAGCTCTATACTTATTGGATTTCCTGTAGTCAATCCCTTGTTTACTCCTGACAATAGAACAATTTCATCACTTTCCATCTTCATTCTTTCACTTCTGCCAAATCCTTGTTGTCTCCTCTTAAGTTCATTGTTTATGTACTCTTCATCAAATACTAAATTTGCAGGAATTCCTTCAAGAATACCCAATAGTTTTTGTCCATGGGATTCTCCAGCAGTTAAAAACCGAATCATAAGCATCCTCCTAAATTAAATCTACTGTAAGCATTATACCAAAAAACTTCTACCTATGAAGGTAGAAGTTTGAAAGTTTATCTATATTTTTACCTATATTGTATACTTCTTTTAATACATCATCTCTATCCCAAACTGGATTTTTATCACTTCCAGAGACAAAGTAGTTACCAAGATACTTAGCATCTATAGATTTAAAGAAAAAATCCATAGTTCCTATACAGCTATTGAAATGATCATGGGAATAAGGTGCTCCACCAACAGATATAAATATTCCTGTCCTATTTTGGCCTTTTCTATATACTTCATTTAAAGAATATTTAAGAGAAAAGTATTTTTGACATCTATCAATAACCATTTTAGTAAAACTACTAACAGTATTAAAATATAATGGTGAAGCAATAACAAATATATCTCCTTCATCAAATAAACTATATATTTCATCCATGTCATCTTTTATTATACACTTTCCTGTCTTTTCACAATAGCCACATGCCACACAAGGAGATATTTTCTTTTCTATTAAATTTATCTTCTCTACTGAATATCCATTTTCTAGAACTCCATTAGTAAACGTATCTAGCAACATATCTGTATTTTTATTTTTTCTAGGACTTCCCATAATAGAAATTACCTTTTTCATAATAAACTCCTATTCTCTAACTGCATATTTGAAGTATTTCATAAATATAGAAATAATCATAGAATGCATTGGTATACTCACTATACTGCTTAGTAGCCTTCCAGGGAATAATATTAAAAATCCTTTTTTAAACATAATTGAAAGCCATAAAGTATTTAAGCCTAATGATACTATTATATATGAAATACTTACCATTAAAACTATCTTATCAAATGAAAAATAGCTTTTATTATTTAATTTTCCCCTAAGGAATATTGGTAATAAGACTAATACTACAAATACTCCTATATATAACACCATGATTGGTATTGACAATAGATTGTCATACAAGTAAATACTTCCTTCCTTGATTGACAAAATATCTTGCGAAAAAAAACCTTTTATTAACCCACATATTAATAAGAATATGAGTAAAGAATTCGTAATACTATAATCTCTCTCATTATCTACCTTTTTGAAATACATTGATATAAATCCTGGTATAACTCCCCACAAAATCGAACTTAGAGTAAAGCCAGGAAAATATGCTCCTTGTGGATTTACAACTACTCCTATTAAATCAGCAGCTAGTCCAGTTAATCCTCCTAATAATGGCCCAAACAACACGCCACTAAGCATAATAGGAGATTCACCAAAGCTAAGTCTCAAAGCTGGTAAACCTGCTAATGGTACCATTAAAAATAAAAATCTTGTAAAAATTATACTTAAAGCTGTTAAGAAACTAGCCATTACAAGTTTTCTTGTAGTAATATTACCTTTGTACTTTTCCATATTTACACCTCCCCCCTCTTACAGTGACAGTAACTGTCACACTAAAGAGAAGT is a window of Anaerosalibacter sp. Marseille-P3206 DNA encoding:
- the aroC gene encoding chorismate synthase yields the protein MIRFLTAGESHGQKLLGILEGIPANLVFDEEYINNELKRRQQGFGRSERMKMESDEIVLLSGVNKGLTTGNPISIELSNRGYVKELDEIKRPRPGHGDLAGVLKYNQSDVRNILERASARETAMRVAIGSICKLFLKNFDINIYSHVIEIGGIESNYTIYDGATIDELRKADDSSVRVIQQNIEKKIVDKIKETIELGDTIGGTFEIVATNMPVGLGSHISWDNRLDGKIAQSIMSIPGIKGIEIGKGFECGKLYGSEVHDEIFHDGKKYTRKTNSAGGIEAGISNGENIVVRATMKPIPTLKKPLNSIDIDTKETSLARVERSDVCAVPSASIVGESMLAFTLAKEFLYKFGGDSIEEVKKNYESYMKYIFSR
- a CDS encoding flavodoxin family protein translates to MKKVISIMGSPRKNKNTDMLLDTFTNGVLENGYSVEKINLIEKKISPCVACGYCEKTGKCIIKDDMDEIYSLFDEGDIFVIASPLYFNTVSSFTKMVIDRCQKYFSLKYSLNEVYRKGQNRTGIFISVGGAPYSHDHFNSCIGTMDFFFKSIDAKYLGNYFVSGSDKNPVWDRDDVLKEVYNIGKNIDKLSNFYLHR
- a CDS encoding folate family ECF transporter S component, coding for MEKYKGNITTRKLVMASFLTALSIIFTRFLFLMVPLAGLPALRLSFGESPIMLSGVLFGPLLGGLTGLAADLIGVVVNPQGAYFPGFTLSSILWGVIPGFISMYFKKVDNERDYSITNSLLIFLLICGLIKGFFSQDILSIKEGSIYLYDNLLSIPIMVLYIGVFVVLVLLPIFLRGKLNNKSYFSFDKIVLMVSISYIIVSLGLNTLWLSIMFKKGFLILFPGRLLSSIVSIPMHSMIISIFMKYFKYAVRE